The following proteins come from a genomic window of Micromonospora echinofusca:
- a CDS encoding DUF397 domain-containing protein has protein sequence MNDLPGAVWRTSSRSNDQGLCVEVADNLVDALGVVGVRDSKDQAGPTLAVSPPGWTAFVGAIRAGRFGR, from the coding sequence ATGAACGATCTCCCGGGCGCGGTCTGGCGCACCAGCAGCCGCTCCAACGACCAGGGTCTCTGCGTGGAGGTGGCGGACAACCTGGTCGACGCCCTCGGCGTGGTGGGCGTACGTGACTCGAAGGACCAGGCGGGCCCCACGCTGGCGGTCAGCCCGCCGGGGTGGACGGCCTTCGTCGGCGCGATCCGGGCCGGCCGGTTCGGTCGCTGA
- a CDS encoding lantibiotic dehydratase: protein MTTTRQSPAPPPTPAAGGRVASAVQVAPYVLIRRTAVDQPAAGPAGRHLRRLQDQLVDRLVECRTLGPELTEELYRLGGQAPTAHRRSVLLPLRRDVHNGRSPAGDLRDRLGDLPDRLPALGCWLRARAEIDRLTAAVDASSDAVLVEERIALAALCGSEPFGRAAALTSPELLAAVRRTAARGGEPDARGRKSEPTVLRYALRATTRTSPLSWYTVVGWAPWPEAGAVPAPPTSPPGGADLAAGLDLTAAGEPLPVTRPPANLVASLFLAGASRPGQLPRIPHRLAPGTRVHDGHVVFYREHPTTGADGMPVIREERVRMPLRPALAAIIRVLRAAPGGHPPAELVAALGRGAGRPAADAVEAEGRARRLVTQLCDERLLVPVPPTTEHDPAALAAVADWLADTGAPALAEQVRQLDQDIRSLAEVDAARRGALVRRIGAGWQQALGELGATAPSHAPVTEDVVLPGPVRLTRPPADTADLAALTGLALLFDGDQVSRRLLRHRFVERYGPGGRCADLGEFFAEVGAGFGDLPTVTPDGTLTGNPVDRVPELAELAELRQEVVRAVHADGASDGVQTVVAAELVAEAAAALPRWLRTRPVSYAFFGQHGPDGSLHLNHIYGGWGRFTSRFLDLFGDTGMRDAVAAQLRRVLGGRVAQFRPVHGFNANLHPLLVGEDIGDDQRLGGLDLTSIELVHDPAGDQIRLLDPTTGELLDVLYLGFLAPPALPARVAALLGDLGTSEVGLRHLAATRTVSGPGGQAVVSDRLRCGRVVLARRSWRFDEGAERHLRGLGSPPAGPSVAAAAALRAGWDLPDQVFLNQGSRHAAQPPAPGHGAQHPGGQAGQPSDHPPAPPPPPAVAGLREAVARPKPQFVDLASPLHLRCVPRWLGRITGRLVVEEALPRPAGHDRPHRVTELVVETYLPAALP from the coding sequence GTGACGACCACCCGCCAGTCCCCTGCCCCGCCGCCGACTCCGGCAGCGGGCGGCCGAGTCGCGTCGGCGGTGCAGGTCGCTCCGTACGTGCTGATCCGCAGGACGGCGGTCGACCAGCCGGCGGCCGGACCGGCCGGACGGCACCTGCGTCGCCTCCAGGACCAACTCGTCGACCGACTGGTCGAGTGCCGGACCCTCGGCCCCGAACTCACCGAGGAGCTGTACCGGCTCGGCGGCCAGGCCCCGACGGCGCACCGCCGCTCCGTGCTGCTGCCGCTGCGGCGGGACGTCCACAACGGCCGGTCTCCGGCCGGCGACCTCCGGGACCGACTCGGCGACCTGCCCGACCGGCTGCCGGCGCTCGGGTGCTGGCTGCGGGCCCGGGCCGAGATCGACCGGCTCACCGCCGCCGTCGACGCCTCGTCGGATGCGGTGCTGGTCGAGGAGCGGATCGCGCTCGCCGCCCTGTGCGGCAGTGAGCCCTTCGGCCGGGCCGCCGCGTTGACCAGCCCCGAGCTGCTGGCGGCGGTGCGACGGACGGCGGCGCGCGGCGGCGAGCCGGACGCCCGCGGCCGCAAGTCCGAACCCACCGTGCTCCGGTACGCGTTGCGGGCCACCACCCGGACCAGCCCGCTGTCCTGGTACACCGTCGTCGGTTGGGCCCCCTGGCCGGAGGCCGGAGCCGTTCCCGCCCCGCCGACGTCCCCGCCCGGCGGGGCAGACCTCGCGGCGGGCCTGGACCTGACGGCAGCGGGAGAACCGCTGCCGGTGACCCGCCCTCCCGCCAACCTGGTCGCCAGCCTCTTCCTGGCCGGGGCCAGCCGCCCGGGCCAGCTGCCGCGCATCCCGCACCGGCTGGCCCCGGGCACCCGCGTGCACGACGGGCACGTGGTGTTCTACCGGGAGCACCCGACGACCGGCGCCGACGGCATGCCGGTGATCCGGGAGGAGCGCGTCCGGATGCCACTGCGGCCCGCGCTGGCCGCGATCATCCGGGTGCTCCGCGCCGCGCCGGGCGGACACCCGCCGGCGGAACTCGTGGCGGCCCTCGGCCGAGGCGCGGGCCGCCCCGCCGCCGACGCCGTCGAGGCCGAAGGTCGCGCGCGGCGCCTCGTCACCCAGCTCTGCGACGAACGCCTGCTGGTTCCGGTGCCCCCGACCACCGAGCACGACCCGGCGGCGCTGGCGGCGGTCGCCGACTGGCTCGCCGACACCGGCGCGCCCGCCCTCGCCGAGCAGGTACGGCAACTCGACCAGGACATCCGGTCGCTGGCCGAGGTCGACGCGGCGCGACGCGGCGCGCTCGTGCGGCGGATCGGCGCCGGCTGGCAGCAGGCCCTGGGGGAGCTGGGCGCCACCGCGCCGTCCCACGCGCCCGTCACCGAGGACGTCGTGCTGCCCGGGCCGGTACGCCTGACCCGGCCGCCCGCGGACACCGCCGACCTCGCCGCGCTGACCGGCCTCGCCCTGTTGTTCGACGGGGATCAGGTGTCGCGCCGGCTCCTGCGACACCGGTTCGTCGAACGCTACGGCCCCGGGGGCCGCTGTGCCGACCTGGGCGAGTTCTTCGCCGAGGTCGGCGCCGGATTCGGTGACCTGCCGACGGTGACCCCGGACGGGACCCTGACGGGCAACCCGGTCGACCGGGTGCCCGAGCTGGCCGAGCTGGCCGAGCTGCGCCAGGAGGTGGTCCGCGCGGTACACGCCGACGGGGCGAGCGACGGCGTGCAGACCGTCGTCGCCGCCGAACTCGTCGCCGAGGCGGCCGCCGCGCTGCCCCGCTGGCTGCGGACCCGACCGGTGTCGTACGCCTTCTTCGGCCAGCACGGCCCGGACGGATCGCTGCACCTCAACCACATCTACGGCGGCTGGGGCCGGTTCACCAGCCGCTTCCTGGACCTCTTCGGCGACACCGGCATGCGCGACGCGGTCGCCGCCCAGCTCCGCCGGGTGCTGGGCGGCCGGGTGGCCCAGTTCCGACCGGTGCACGGGTTCAACGCGAACCTGCACCCGCTGCTGGTGGGCGAGGACATCGGCGACGACCAGCGACTGGGCGGGCTCGACCTCACCTCGATCGAACTGGTGCACGACCCGGCCGGCGACCAGATCCGGCTGCTCGATCCGACCACCGGTGAGCTGCTCGACGTGCTGTACCTCGGCTTCCTCGCGCCACCGGCGCTACCGGCCCGGGTGGCCGCGCTGCTCGGCGACCTGGGCACCAGCGAGGTCGGGCTCCGCCACCTGGCCGCGACCCGGACGGTGTCCGGCCCGGGCGGACAGGCCGTGGTCTCCGACCGGCTCCGCTGTGGCCGCGTCGTCCTCGCCCGCCGGAGCTGGCGCTTCGACGAGGGCGCCGAGCGGCACCTCCGCGGGCTCGGCTCGCCGCCGGCCGGGCCGTCGGTCGCCGCCGCCGCGGCGCTGCGGGCGGGTTGGGACCTGCCCGACCAGGTCTTCCTCAACCAGGGCAGCCGCCACGCCGCGCAGCCGCCCGCACCAGGCCACGGCGCGCAGCACCCCGGCGGCCAGGCCGGGCAGCCGTCGGACCATCCGCCCGCCCCGCCGCCGCCCCCGGCGGTCGCCGGGCTCCGGGAGGCCGTCGCCCGACCCAAGCCGCAGTTCGTCGACCTGGCCAGCCCGCTGCACCTGCGCTGTGTCCCCCGATGGCTCGGGCGGATCACCGGCCGGCTGGTCGTCGAGGAGGCCCTGCCCCGCCCCGCCGGCCACGACCGGCCGCACCGGGTCACCGAACTGGTCGTCGAGACCTACCTGCCGGCGGCCCTCCCGTGA
- a CDS encoding thiopeptide-type bacteriocin, giving the protein MTATLADLEDLNLADLEVSDLLEVHAVRESVALPETGASASTSAVWQWLGYSSCAAQLPQ; this is encoded by the coding sequence ATGACGGCCACGCTGGCCGACCTCGAAGACCTCAACCTGGCCGACCTGGAGGTGTCCGACCTGCTGGAGGTGCACGCCGTGCGCGAGTCGGTGGCCCTGCCGGAGACCGGCGCCTCCGCGAGCACCTCCGCCGTCTGGCAGTGGCTGGGCTACTCGTCCTGCGCCGCCCAGCTGCCCCAGTAA
- a CDS encoding homogentisate 1,2-dioxygenase, with amino-acid sequence MPYYRSVGEVPRKRHTQFRQPDGSLYAEELMGQEGFSSDSSLLYHRHAPTAIVAAEEFTPPAFTRVPNLPLKPRHLRTHKLDGTGADPVLGRQYLLANDDVRIAYVLADRPSPLFRDATGDHCLYVESGTLRVESTFGVLDAVPGDYVVIPTSTIHRLVPTGDAPTRLLAVEAAGHIGPPKRYLSVRGQFLEHSPYCERDVRGPDAPLLVDGEDVEVLVRHRRGWTRYVYANHPFDVVGWDGHMYPWAFSIHDFEPITGRIHQPPPVHQTFQGPNFVICSFVPRKVDYHPDAIPVPYNHHNVDSDEMLFYTGGNYEARRGSGIEQGSISLHPSGFTHGPQPGAAERSIGADFFDELAVMVDTFRPLDLCDAASACEDDGYAWTWARRP; translated from the coding sequence ATGCCGTACTACCGCAGCGTCGGCGAGGTGCCGCGCAAGCGCCACACCCAGTTCCGCCAGCCCGACGGCAGCCTCTACGCCGAGGAGCTGATGGGCCAGGAGGGCTTCTCCTCCGACTCGTCCCTGCTCTACCACCGGCACGCGCCGACCGCGATCGTCGCGGCCGAGGAGTTCACCCCGCCGGCGTTCACCCGGGTGCCGAACCTGCCGCTCAAGCCCCGGCACCTGCGCACCCACAAGCTCGACGGCACCGGCGCCGACCCCGTGCTCGGCCGGCAGTACCTGCTCGCCAACGACGACGTGCGGATCGCGTACGTGCTGGCGGACCGGCCGTCCCCGCTGTTCCGCGACGCCACCGGCGACCACTGCCTGTACGTGGAGTCGGGCACCCTGCGCGTCGAGTCCACGTTCGGCGTGCTCGACGCGGTGCCCGGCGACTACGTCGTCATCCCCACCTCCACCATCCACCGGCTGGTGCCCACCGGCGACGCGCCGACCCGGCTGCTCGCCGTCGAGGCGGCGGGGCACATCGGTCCACCCAAGCGCTATCTCTCGGTGCGGGGCCAGTTCCTGGAGCACTCGCCCTACTGCGAGCGTGACGTCCGGGGGCCGGACGCGCCGCTGCTGGTCGACGGCGAGGACGTGGAGGTGCTGGTCCGGCACCGGCGCGGTTGGACCCGCTACGTCTACGCCAACCACCCGTTCGACGTCGTCGGCTGGGACGGCCACATGTACCCGTGGGCGTTCTCCATCCACGACTTCGAGCCGATCACCGGCCGGATCCACCAGCCGCCGCCCGTGCACCAGACCTTCCAGGGCCCCAACTTCGTGATCTGCTCGTTCGTGCCCCGCAAGGTCGACTACCACCCGGACGCGATCCCGGTGCCGTACAACCACCACAACGTCGACTCCGACGAGATGCTCTTCTACACCGGCGGCAACTACGAGGCCCGGCGCGGCTCGGGCATCGAGCAGGGCTCGATCTCGCTGCACCCGTCCGGCTTCACCCACGGCCCGCAGCCGGGCGCCGCCGAGCGCTCGATCGGCGCCGACTTCTTCGACGAGCTGGCCGTCATGGTCGACACCTTCCGGCCGCTGGACCTCTGCGACGCCGCGAGCGCCTGCGAGGACGACGGCTACGCCTGGACCTGGGCCCGCCGCCCCTAG
- the fahA gene encoding fumarylacetoacetase, with protein MTWVTGADGSPYGVANLPYGVFRRAEGAPRVGVRIGDFVLDLAGAEEAGLVLAAGALGRPTLNDFMALGRPQWTAVRQRVTELLTDAAHRAAVEPLLVPLAEARMQLPFEVADYVDFYSSEHHASNVGQIFRPGQPPLLPNWKHLPIGYHGRAGTVVVSGTPVVRPSGQRATPQGPVTGPSVRLDIEAEVGFVVGVPSPLGDRVPADDFADHVFGVVLVNDWSARDIQAWEYQPLGPFLGKSFATSVSAWVTPLDALGDAFVPAPEQDPPVADYLCDVPHLGLDLRLAVRWNGERVSEPPFATMYWTPAQQLAHLTVNGASLRTGDLYASGTVSGPERGQVGSFLELTWGGTEPVKFADGGTRTFLEDGDTVTITATAPGPDGTTIALGEVTGKVVAAR; from the coding sequence ATGACGTGGGTGACGGGTGCCGACGGTTCGCCGTACGGGGTGGCCAACCTGCCGTACGGGGTGTTCCGCCGGGCGGAGGGCGCGCCGCGCGTCGGCGTACGCATCGGCGACTTCGTGCTCGACCTGGCCGGCGCGGAGGAGGCCGGTCTGGTGCTGGCCGCCGGGGCGCTGGGGCGGCCCACCCTCAACGACTTCATGGCGCTCGGACGCCCACAGTGGACGGCCGTCCGGCAGCGGGTGACCGAGCTGCTCACCGACGCCGCGCACCGGGCGGCGGTGGAGCCGCTGCTCGTGCCGCTGGCCGAGGCGCGGATGCAGCTGCCGTTCGAGGTGGCCGACTACGTCGACTTCTACTCCTCCGAGCACCACGCGTCCAACGTGGGCCAGATCTTCCGCCCCGGCCAGCCGCCCCTGCTGCCCAACTGGAAGCACCTGCCGATCGGCTACCACGGCCGGGCCGGCACGGTCGTCGTCTCCGGCACCCCCGTGGTGCGGCCGAGCGGGCAGCGGGCCACCCCGCAGGGGCCGGTCACCGGCCCGTCCGTACGCCTCGACATCGAGGCCGAGGTCGGCTTCGTGGTCGGCGTGCCCAGCCCGCTGGGCGACCGGGTCCCGGCCGACGACTTCGCCGACCACGTCTTCGGCGTCGTGCTGGTCAACGACTGGTCGGCCCGCGACATCCAGGCCTGGGAGTACCAGCCCCTCGGCCCGTTCCTGGGCAAGTCCTTCGCCACCTCGGTCTCGGCCTGGGTGACGCCGCTGGACGCGCTGGGCGACGCCTTCGTGCCCGCCCCCGAGCAGGACCCGCCGGTCGCCGACTACCTGTGCGACGTGCCGCACCTCGGGCTGGACCTGCGCCTGGCGGTGCGGTGGAACGGGGAGCGGGTCAGCGAGCCGCCGTTCGCCACCATGTACTGGACGCCGGCCCAGCAGTTGGCCCACCTCACCGTGAACGGCGCCTCGCTGCGTACCGGCGACCTCTACGCCTCGGGCACCGTCTCCGGGCCCGAGCGGGGCCAGGTCGGCTCGTTCCTGGAACTCACCTGGGGCGGGACCGAGCCGGTGAAGTTCGCCGACGGCGGGACGCGCACCTTCCTGGAGGACGGCGACACCGTCACGATCACCGCCACCGCGCCCGGCCCGGACGGCACCACCATCGCCCTGGGCGAGGTGACCGGGAAGGTCGTCGCCGCCCGCTGA
- a CDS encoding SRPBCC family protein encodes MSTVAVTEFVEAHDVDLWRLLTDLTARTRRFTGPVEVLTPGPFGLGTAWRETRSQPDGTALLEEFVVIEAEPPRRLVLGSRGAGVDYRITWTLRPVERRRRGCTAVTVEQEAVPTAPYGRVVALLLGGLAARAVERALRQDLADLAAAAATGATEAA; translated from the coding sequence ATGTCGACGGTCGCGGTCACGGAGTTCGTGGAGGCGCACGACGTCGACCTCTGGCGGCTGCTGACCGACCTGACCGCCCGCACCCGGCGCTTCACCGGCCCGGTGGAGGTGCTCACCCCCGGCCCGTTCGGCCTGGGCACCGCGTGGCGGGAGACCCGTTCCCAGCCCGACGGCACCGCGCTGCTCGAGGAGTTCGTCGTCATCGAGGCCGAGCCGCCCCGACGGCTGGTGCTCGGCTCGCGGGGCGCCGGCGTTGACTACCGGATCACCTGGACGCTGCGCCCGGTCGAGCGGCGGCGCCGGGGCTGCACCGCCGTCACCGTCGAGCAGGAGGCGGTGCCGACCGCCCCGTACGGTCGGGTGGTGGCCCTGCTGCTCGGCGGGCTGGCGGCCCGGGCGGTCGAACGCGCGCTGCGGCAGGACCTCGCCGACCTGGCCGCCGCGGCGGCCACCGGCGCGACCGAGGCGGCCTGA